One window from the genome of Pyrus communis chromosome 16, drPyrComm1.1, whole genome shotgun sequence encodes:
- the LOC137720278 gene encoding nascent polypeptide-associated complex subunit alpha-like protein 2, protein MSPAPLVQPEAAAAAAEEVVSADQLLKNTNQNKEEEEVVVEDVKDDDKDEDEDDEDEDEDDDDDKEDGGQGGNESSKQSRSEKKSRKAMLKLGMKPVTGISRVTIKKTKNILFVISKPDAFKSPNSDTYVIFGEAKIEDLSSQLQTQAAQQFRMPDMSSVMGKPEISGAAAGPQADEEEEEVDETGVEPKDIDLVMTQAGVSRSKAVKALKTHSGDIVSAIMELTT, encoded by the exons ATGTCACCTGCTCCACTGGTTCAGCCCGAGGCCGCGGCCGCGGCCGCCGAAGAGGTTGTCTCCGCCGACCAGCTTCTCAAGAACACTAATCAG aacaaggaagaagaagaagtcgtGGTCGAGGACGTCAAGGACGACGACAAGGACGAGGACGAGGACGATGAGGATGAGGACGAGGACGACGATGATGATAAGGAAGACGGCGGTCAAG GTGGAAATGAGTCATCGAAACAGAGCAGAAGCGAGAAGAAGAGTCGGAAGGCAATGCTGAAGCTGGGTATGAAGCCTGTTACTGGTATTAGCAGGGTTACAATCAAGAAGACGAAAAAC ATACTATTTGTCATCTCGAAACCCGATGCCTTCAAGAGTCCAAACTCCGATACCTATGTGATATTTGGCGAGGCCAAGATTGAGGATTTGAGCTCTCAGCTGCAGACACAGGCTGCCCAGCAGTTCAGGATGCCGGACATGAGTTCTGTGATGGGGAAACCAGAGATTTCTGGAGCAGCTGCCGGACCTCAGGCagatgaagaagaggaagaggttgATGAAACCGGGGTGGAACCTAAGGACATTGATTTGGTCATGACACAGGCCGGGGTGTCAAGGAGCAAGGCTGTCAAGGCTCTCAAGACTCACAGCGGGGACATTGTCAGCGCTATCATGGAGCTCACCACTTAA